ACGCCCGTGGATGTCGATGGGCTGGCGGACGCGGTCGCGGTCACCGCCGGTGGGCCTCACACGTGCGCGCTGCACGCGGACGGCGCCCTGTCGTGCTGGGGGCAAAACAACGCAGGGCAACTCGGTGATGGCACCGTCACCGGCCGGCGCACGCCGGTGGCCGTGGCGGGGTTGACGGACGCGGTCGCGCTCGCCGCCGGCTTCCGTCACACGTGCGCGCTGCGGGACAGCGGCGCCGTGGCCTGCTGGGGCGACAACGAGTTTGGGCAGCTGGGTGACGGCACCGTCACCGGCCGGCGCACGCCGGTGGCCGTGGCGGGGTTGACGGACGCGGTCGCGCTCGCCGCCGGCTCCCGTCACACGTGCGCGGTGCGGGACAGCGGCGCCGTGGCGTGCTGGGGCTACAACCACGCCGGGCAACTCGGTGACGGCTCGGCCGGCGCCCTCACACCCACACCGGTGCAGCGAACCCCAGAGGAGGATGCGCGATGACACCGGCTACCGAACTCGACGAGGAGGTCAAGGCAGGGGATCTGCCAGGGCTGCGCCGGCAGGCAACTGTCCGCCTTTTCGCCGAGCAGAGAGCCAGGGTTGGCCTGGTGTGCGGCGGCGTGGTCGTGGCCGTGGTGGCGCTTGCCGGCGTCAGTCAGGTGATGGCTGGGGTGCCGCCCTCTAGCTTGTGGGAGCCGGTCGCGGGCGTGGCCGTGCGGGTGGGCATCGCCTACCCGCTGGGACGCCGGCTGGTCCGCACCCACCTGGCGCGCTACGTGACCCACGGCCAGACCCGCCGCGACTTCCTGCGCGCCGCGGCCGTGGTCGGGGCGGCCTACGCGCTGCTGCTCGCGACCGTGTGGACCGTCGGCCTGGCCGCCGAGTCGTGGGCCTACCAGGCGCTGGACTGGGCGCACCTGCCGCTGTGGAGCCACCTGTTCCACACACCTCAGCAGGTGTGGCTGGTGTTCGTCGAGTACGGGCTGATCATGGCGCTGTGGACGGCGGCGGGCGCGGCCGTGGCCGCGTCGAAGTTCCACTCCCCGTCGCGCTCCTGGGGGTTCCTGGCCGCCCTGGCGTTGGTCGCGCTGGCCGAGAGCGCGGTCGGCACCCCCCTGCCCGGCGGCGTCGGGTTCACCGTCTCACCCCCGCTCCTGGCAGCGGTGGCGCTGTGCGTAGCCGTGATCGCGGCGGGCGGCGCGGTGACCTGGCGGGTCCTGCGCGCCACCCCCGTGCCGAGGAGCAGGTCATGACCAAATCTGTCACCCAGCCGACCGCGGGCACCGCCGTGGCACCCCCAGCCCGCACGACGGTGGCCCGCGTGCTCACCTGGGAATCAGCGTGGGTTGTCATGGGAGCGCTTGGCTTGCCTTTCGTCACGGCCCTGTGGGTCCTCATCGAGTTCGTGTCGGAAGGAGAAGTGTTCGCCCTGTGGGGTCCGGTGGCCGGCCTACTGGGTCGCTACGCCTTTGGGTATGCGATCGGTCACTCCCTGGTCGGTGTCATGCTGCCGCGCTACCTGCTGCACGGCGCGACCCGGCGTTCGTTCCTGCGCCAGGCCCCATTGGTTGGCACGGCGCTCGCGGCCGGGGGGGCGGTGGTGGTGGGCGCCGGTTGGCTGGTCGAACGGGCGGTGTTCCGCCTCGCCGGCTGGCCCTACGCGCTGTCCACCGGGGCCGACGAATCCTTCTTCGGTTTCCTCGGCCAGGTCGCTGCCGGGGGTCTGTACACGTTCATGCTGCAGCAGCCGTGGACGGGTGTGTGGCGCGTGGTCGTGGTGCACTGGCTGGTGTTCACCCTGTGGGCCGCCCTGGGTGCGTTGCTGACCGCGGGCTTCGCGCGGGGCCGCCTCGTCGGCCTGGGGTGCGTCCCGGTGAGCCTTGCGCTGCTCGCGGTCGCCGAGCCGGGGATCAGCCTGCCCGTGCCGTTGCCCCTGCCCCCACCGGTGGTCGCCCTTGTGATCGGCTGGCTGCTGGCGTGGGCGTTTGTGTGGGTGCTCGTGGCGCGCGCGCCGCTGCGGGTGGACCCGGCATGACCGCGCCGCGGCAGGCGGCGGCGTGTCCGGGGCATGACGGGCGCAGGCCCACGCGGGACGAAGGGGTGGCGACGATGGCTGACCGGGCACGCAGGCTGGGGCGGCTGGTGCCCGCCGGGTTCGTGGTGGCGCTCGCGCTGGCGGTGGCAGGCTGCACGGGCGGGACCGACACCCCCCAGCCAGCCGGACCGGGGACCAACGGCGCGGCCGCGGGCGGGCCGCTGGGCGCCGGCGACGGGCACAGCTGCGTGGTGGGTGACGGAACCGTGGCCTGCTGGGGCAACAACCTGTTCGGCCAACTCGGTGACGGCACCGACACCGACCGGGCCACCCCGGTCAGGGTCGAGGGACTGCGTGACGCAGTCGTGGTCGCCGCTGGCCAGGCCCACACGTGCGCGCTGCGCAGCAACGCCACGGTGGCCTGCTGGGGGGAGAACTTCTTCGGCGAGGTCGGTGACGGCACGAGTGTCCTCGATGACGGCGACAGCGCCACTCGACGCGTCCCGGTGGCGGTCGAGGGCGTGGACGACGTGGTGGGGGTCACCGCCGGCCTGGGTCACACGTGCGCGCTGGGGCAAGGGGGCGGCATCTGGTGCTGGGGGGGCAACGGATCCGGCCAGCTCGGTCGCCACACCCGCGGGGAAGGGGCCACCCGCTCGGTGTGGTGCGGGCGCCGGGGTGGGCCGGGTTGCTCGCACACCGCCCGCTCGCCGACGCGGTCGCGCTCGCCGCCGGCGGCATGCACACGTGCGCCGTCCGGGCCGGCGGCACCGTCGCCTGCTGGGGCGAGGATGATGCTGACCGCCCCCTGGGCATCCCGGTCGTCATCGAGGGAGTCACAGACGCGGTCGGGATCGCCGCCGGCGGCATGCACACCTGTGCGCTGCGGGCCGACGGCTCCGTGGCCTGCTGGGGCGTCAACGACTGGGGACAGCTCGGCGACGGCACAGACCGCGCACGGCCTGCTGCCGTAGCGGTCGAGGGCCTGGGCGACGCGGTCGCGGTCGCCGCCGGCCTGGCTCACACGTGCACGTTGCGCGAAGGCGGCGACGTGGCGTGCTGGGGGGACAACGAGCACGGCCAGCTCGGGGATGGGACCACCATCACCCGGTCGACGCCGGTGAGCGTGGAGGGAATCGACGACGCGGTCGCGCTCACCGCCGGTTGGGATCATACGTGCGCGCTGCGCGAAGACGGCGACGTGGCGTGCTGGGGGCGCAACGAGCACGGCCAGCTCGGAGATGCAACCACCACCAACCGATCGACGCCGGTCGCGGTCACGGCCGAATCGCTAGTGCCTGGAGCGAAATAACGGTGCCGGTAGGATGGTGCCCGTACCCTGTCGGGGATGGCGGTCAACGAGGTCGCGATCAACCGGCGGCGGCGTCTGCGATGGTGGCCCCACCATGAACCCTGCTCCGATGACGGTCCACCCAACACCGGCACACTAGCGTGGCGCTCGGAGTCGACGGCGTGCAGGTCGGGTGCTGGACCGACGAGGAGCATCACACCGGCTGCACGGTCGTGCTCGCCGCGCCAGGATCGCTGGGTGCCGTCGCGGTGCGCGGCGGTGCACCGGGCACCCGCGAGGCGGCGGCGCTGGGCGCTACGGGCAGCGTTCGGGAGTGCCACGCGATCGTGCTGTCCGGTGGCTCGGCGTTCGGGTTGGCGACCGCCGACGGGGTCGTCGACTGGTGCGAAGCCAACGGCATCGGCTACGACAAGGCGGTCGCGCGCATCCCCATCGTCGGCGGTGCGATCGTCTTCGACCTCCGGCTACGCGGCACGCCCCGGCCCGGACGGGACGCCGGGTGGGCGGCGTGCGAGGCTGCGTCCGACGCCGACCCTCCCATGGGGTCGGTGGGCGTCGGCGCCGGCTGCACCGTCGGCAAGGCCGCCGGCATCGGGTACGGCTCCAAGGGCGGCCAGGGCTGGGCGGTGGTGCGCGACGGCGGGGTGACGGTCGGGGCGCTCGTGGCCGTCAACCCGTTGGGTGACGTCCTCGACGAGCAGAACCGCGTCCTGGGCGGCTCCCGCGCACCCAGCGACGCGTCGCGCTTTCCGCAGCACGCCGCGGCGCTGTCCGCCGCGCCCGAGGCCGGGAACGCCCCCGACCCCCTGGACAACACGATCGTGGGGTGCCTGGTGACCGACGCCCGACTGTCAAAACCCGACGCGGTCCGCGCCGCCGACCTCGCGCACACCGGCATCGCCCGGTCGGTCTCGCCGGCGCACACCTCATTCGACGGCGACGCGCTGTTCCTCCTTGCCGCCCAGCGGGTGGACGCCGGGGTGGACCTCGTCGCGGACCTCGCGGCGCAGGCCGTCGCTGCGGCGGTGCGCGCCGGCGTCCGCCACGCCACGGCCATCCCCGGTTTCCCCGTCGACCCACGCGCCCGCACGACCCCCGGCACCTGAGAGTCGGGTGGCGAGGCGGCAGGCAGGGCCATGACGAACGCAGCGCCGTCGTGGTGAAGCTCGACGTGGTCGGTGGGTCCGAGCGCCCGGGCCACGGGGTGGCCGAGCCCGCTACCGCCATGACCATCCAGGGTGGCCAAGCGGTCGAGGATGCGGTCGCCGTCATCGGCTGACGCGCCCGCGTCGTCGTCGGTGATGCGGACGACGACCTGGCGGGTAAGTGCGGTGGGTCCGGCGTGGTCGAGCAGCAGCGCCCCGGGCCGTCCATCGGCCGCCACACGCCCGGCCCTGCGCGATGGCTTTGGGATCTTTCTCGGCGAGGATCAGGGCTGCGTGCGGAAGCGGTCGACCCAGGCCTGCAGCTGCGGCGACGAGGCCGACGCGGCCTGGGCCCAGGTCTCGTACTCCATCACGGCCCGCAGGTCCCCGGTCTCCACGGCAATGCCGACCCCCCGTTTGATCTGGCGGGCCAGGGCGGGGTCGACGGCGGCGAAGCGCGTGGCCAGGGCGACGGCGGCCTCGACGGGGTCGGGCTCGGGTCCGTCGGCCAGGCCCCAGGTGACGGCCCGGTCGGCGTCGATGGTCTCACCGAGCAGCAGGGTGCGCAGCGCGCGTCCCGGGCCCAGGGCCTGCACGAGGAACCACGTGGCGCCGCCACCGGGGTGCAGCCCGATCCCGGCGAAGGTCGCGCCGAAGGCGGCGGCGGGTCCGGCGACCCGTAGGTCGCAGGCCATGGCGAGGTTCAGCCCGGCCCCGACGGCCGGCCCCCCGACCGCGGCGATGGTGGGGCACGGCAGCGCGCGCACGGCCAGAAAGAGCCCGTAGTAGTCCCGCAGGTCGTCGTGCACCTCGGTCACCGGCCGGTCGGGATCACCGAACAGGACCGGCAGGTCGGCACCCGCGCAGAAGGCCGGTCCCTCCCCGGCGACGACCAGGGCCCGCACGGACGCGTCGGTGTAAAGGTCCCGGCAGTGGGCGGTGAGCTCGGCGCTCATCTGCCGACCGAGGGCGTTGCGTCGCTCCGGGTCGGTGAGGGTGAGCAGGGCAACGCCGTCGGTCAGCTCCTCCAGGCGGGTCGTCGGCATGGGCGCCTCCGGTCTCGGACGGGCGGTCGACCGGCCACGATACGGGCGCGCGATGCCGGTCGTGCGATGCTGTGGGCACTGGCCACCGTCGCCGAGGACCCCCGTTGCCGCCTGCTGCCCGCGACCTACATCTCGCCACCGCCACGCCGGACGACACCCGGGCACTCGGTGCCGCGATCGCGGCGGCCCTGCGTCCGGGCGACGTGCTGTCGCTCACCGGGGAGCTCGGCGCGGGCAAGACGTGCTTCGTGCAGGGCGCGGCGCAGGGTCTCGGGGTCACCGAACGGGTCACGAGCCCCTCGTTCGTGCTGCGGCGGGAGTACCGCGGCCGCCACCCGGTCGTGCACCTGGACGTGTACCGGCTGGAGACGCTGCGCGAGGTCGAGGATCTCGGCTACGAGGACGTGCTCGCCGCCTCGCACGTGACGTTCATCGAGTGGGGCGACGCGATGAGCCCGTTGCTGCCCGCCGACTACCTCGAGGTCGAGCTGTCCCTGGAGGACCTGCCACCGGGGTCGGCGGCGTCCGGCGCCCAGGGCGACGTGCCGCTGCAGGAACCGCGGCGTATCGTGGTGCGACCCCATGGGGCCGACTGGGCCCGGCGGCTCACCGACCTGGCCGCCGACCTGTCGCCCTGGACGCGGCACGAAGAGGAGTCGTGAGAGGACCCCATGCTGGTGCTCGGTATCGAGACATCGACCTCGCAGTCGAGCGTCTGCCTGGCCACCGAGCAGCAGGTCGTCGCGGCAGCGACGCTCGGTCGCCCGCAGTCCCACGCCGAGTTCCTCACCCCCGCCATTGCGTTCTGCCTGCGCCAGGCCAACCTCGACGTGAGCGCGATCTCCGGCATCGCGGTGAGCCTCGGGCCCGGTCTCTACACCGGCATGCGGGTGGGGATCGCGACGGCCCAGTCCCTGGCGCACGCCCGCGGCCTGCCGGTGGTCGGCCTGGTGTCCCTGGACCTGCTGGCCTTCTCCATGCGCCACGGGCCCCCCATGGTGTGCAGCGTGCTCGACGCGCGCCGCGGCGAGCTCTTCTGGGGCTTCTACCGCCACGCCCCGGGCGGCATGCAGCGGGTCAGCGAGCTGCGGGTGGGCCCGCCCATGCGGTTGGCCGCCGAGGTCGAGGCCATCCGCGAGGACGTGCTCGCCGTGGGTGACGGCGCGATCGCCACGGCGGCCCTGTTGGAGTCCGCCGGTGCGGCCGTGGCGGGGTCCCCCGCGACCGCTTCGCCAAGCGCCCGGTGCCTCGTGGAGCTGGCCCTGCCCCGCTTCCTGCGGGAGGAGACCCAGCGGCCGGAGGACCTGAAGGCCGTCTACCTGCGGCAGGCCGACGCGCGCATCAACTGGGAGCAGCGGGGCGCGCTGTTCGGCGGCCGGCCGAGCGGCGCGACCGCGGCGGCGGGCGAGGTGGGACCGTGATCGCCCAGCTGCACCGTCACGCCCTGGCCGGTGTCACCGTCGTGCCCATGCGCCGCCGCCACCTGCGCGCGGTGCTCGCCATCGAACAGCAGGTCTATCCGCGGCCGTGGTCACCGAACCTCTTCGCCGCGGAGTTGGCGCAGGGTCCGAGTCGGCGCTACCTCGTCGCGCTTGCCCCTCGGCGGGGGTCCGCTCTCGGTCCGCGCGTCGGTCGGGAGGTCGTGGGCTACACCGGGCTGATCCTGCAGCCGGGGGACCACGGCCGGCCGGGGGAGGGCGACGCCCACGTGACCACCGTGGCCGTCCACCCCCACCACCACCGCCGCAAGGTGGCCAGCCGTCTGCTGCACGCGCTGCTGGCCGAGGCGCGCCGCGTGGGTGCGCGCGCGGCGACGTTGGAGGTCCGCGTCGCCAACCGGGGCGCCCAGCGCCTCTACACGGCGTTCGGGTTCGCGGGGGTGGGCGTGCGGCCCGGCTACTACGCCGAGACGGGGGAGGATGCGCTGATCATGTGGATCAGCGAGCTGCAGAGCGACGAGATGGGCGCTTGCCTGGCCGCGCAGGCCGCCCGACTGGGCGATCCGGGCGGTGCCAGCGGGGCACCCGACCTGCACGTCCCGTGGGTCAAGGGGCGCCGGGGTCTGGAGGTCCCGTAGTGCTGGTCCTCGGGATCGAGACGTCGTGCGACGAGACGGCGGCGGCGCTCGTCGAGGACGGGGTCCGGGTGCGATCCAACGTCATCGGCTCGCAGGTCGAGCAGCACCGTCCCTACGGCGGCGTCGTCCCCGAGATCGCTGCGCGCGCACATCTGGAGCTGCTCCTGCCGGTTCTGGACCGCACGCTCGTGGAGGGCGGGGCGACGTACGCCGACGTGGAGGGCGTGGCCGTGACCGTCGGCCCCGGTCTCGTGGGGGCGCTCCTGGTGGGTGTCGCAGCGGCGAAGTCCCTGGCACTGGCGCGCGATCTGCCGTTCATCGGCGTGCACCACCTGGAGGGCCACGTCTACGCCGGTCAGCTGGAGTACGGGCTGCTGGAACCGCCCATCGTCGCGTTGGTGGTCAGCGGCGGCCACACCAGCCTGGTGCTGCTCGGCGCCGCCGGGGGCTTCACGACGCTCGGCGCCACGGTCGACGACGCCGCCGGCGAGGCCTATGACAAGATCGCCCGGTTCCTGGGGCTCGACTACCCCGGCGGCCCGGAGATCGACCGGCTTGCTCGCGAGGGGGACCCCGGCGCCATCACGTTCCCCCGCGCGATGCTCGGCCAGCAGGGCTACGATTTCTCGCTGTCGGGGTTGAAGACCGCTGTGGTGCGGGAGCTCCGTCGACGACAGGGCGCCGGCGAGGAGATCCACATCCCCGACGTGGCCGCGTCGTTCCAGGAGGCGATCGTCGATGTGCAGGTTCGCAAGACCGTTGCCGCCGCCCGCGAGCACGACGTCGGACAGGTGACGATGGTCGGGGGGGTGGCGGCCAACAGCCGGCTCCGGGCACGGATGGCCGAGGCCTGCGATCAGGCGGGATTGCGCCTGCAGACCCCGTCCCCCGGGCTCTGCACTGACAACGGCGCCATGATCGCCGCAGCAGGCTGGAACCGCCTGTCCGCAGGGGAGCGCTCACCGCTGGACGTCGCCGTTGACCCGGGCCTGGCCTGGGCGGAGGCGCCGGCGTGAGCGCCCCGACCGCGTCGGCCGGCGCCCGCCGATTGGACCAGCCGGGGATCGAGCGCCTCACGGGGCTGCTGGAGTCGGGCTTCGACGGGCGCAGCGACCCGATGGCCCACCAGCACCTGCTCGACGCACTGGACCGCCACGAACACGTCCGCTTCCTGGTCTGGCCACCCGCCGACCCGGTCGGCGTGCTCTACATCGGCGCGTCCGGGGCGGTGATGGCGGCGGGCGACCCGGAGGCCGCCACGGCGTTCGCCGGACCGGCCGAGCACGCCGACTGGCGGGTCCTGCTCGGCGATGCCGTCCCATGTCAGGCGCTGCTGGACGCGAGCAGCAAAGGGTTCTTCCGCCGTCGCCACTCGGCCCGGGAGCAGCGGTTCATGGCCACCACCGCCCCGCTCGGCTCGCCCCACCTGCCGGGTCTGCGCCGGGCCGAGCCGGCAGAGCTGGAGCGTCTGACGGACTTCGCCTGCCGGCTGCACGTCGAGGACCGCATGGGCCCCCAGATATCCAGGGCCGGCCGCGCCGCCGTGCGGGCGCGGATGCACGACAGCATCACGGCCGGCGCGACCTGGGTGCTGGAGCGCGACGGGCTGAGCGTCGCAAAGATCGACCTGTCGCTGTCGTCGCCCCGCCGGGGCGCGCAGCTGGCCGGTGTGTACGTCGAGGAGCCGTGGCGTGGGCTCGGCCTCGGATCCGCCGCCATCGCGGCCGTGACGGCCGAGCTGCTCACCCAGGGGTTACCGTGCGTCACGCTGCACGTGCGAGCGGACAACGGGGCGGCCATCGCCGCCTACCGGCGGGCCGGCTTCGCGGACCGGGGGCCCTGGCTGCTCGCGTTGCGCTGATGCTGGCTGTGCCGGATGTGGCGGTCACCCCAGCGACACCACGAGGATGCAGGGAGGCGAGCGCTACCGAGCGGGGGTGAGCAGGCCCTCGCCCTCGAGTCGGCGGATCAACTCGTCGGGCCCGGTGCCGTACACCACCGACAGGGCACGCAGGTCCTCGGCCCGGATCGTCAGCACGCTGCCGTTGAAGTCGCCGCGCTGCAGCTGGATGGTGTGGGCGAAGCGGAACACGGGCAGGAGGTCGGGGTCCAGGTCGGGGCCGGCCAGCCGCCGGAGATCGAGCATGACCGTGGTCGGGGGCGCGGCTTGCGCGGGGGTCAGCGGGTCTTCCTTCGGCAGCAGCTCCGACACCGGGACGTTGTAGAACTCGCTCAGCTCCGCCAGCTTGGGGACGGACACCGCGCGGTCCCCACGCTCGTAGGAGCCGACCACCACCGCCTTCCAGCGGCCGCCGGAGACCTCCTCGACCTGCTGAAGGGTCAATCCCTGCTGCTGGCGGATGGCACGCAGGCGATCCCCGAGCCGATGCTGGTACTCCGTCACCCGACACCTCCACGCGGCGGACTCGCGGGAACTCGACCATCCGTTCCTGGCTGTCGTGCACCACCTGGCCGTACTTCCGTGGGCACGGTACCACGGCGTTACCCTGCGTGACGAGGCTGATCCAGGTGGTAGACCTGAGCGTATCAGGCTCAGATCCGGCGGTGGCACGCTTGCACTCGACGCACCTGACTGCTAATGTCCAACTGGCACTCAGGCATGGGGAGTGCCAACGCTCCCCGGCACCCGCAGATGATCGAAGGAGGACGGCATATGGCGACCGCCACGAAGGTTTCGCTCAAACCACTCGAAGACCGCGTTGTGGTGCAGACCGATGAAGCCGAGGAGGTGACGGCCAGCGGTCTGGTCATCCCCGACAGCGCGCAGCAGAAGCCCCAGCAGGGCACCGTCGTGGCCGTCGGTCCCGGGCGGATCTCCGACCAGGGCGAGCGCATCGCGCTCGACGTCTCGGCGGGCGACACGGTCGTCTACTCGAAGTACGGCGGGACCGAGATCTCCCACAAGGGCGAGG
The sequence above is a segment of the Egibacteraceae bacterium genome. Coding sequences within it:
- a CDS encoding twin-arginine translocation signal domain-containing protein; the encoded protein is MTPATELDEEVKAGDLPGLRRQATVRLFAEQRARVGLVCGGVVVAVVALAGVSQVMAGVPPSSLWEPVAGVAVRVGIAYPLGRRLVRTHLARYVTHGQTRRDFLRAAAVVGAAYALLLATVWTVGLAAESWAYQALDWAHLPLWSHLFHTPQQVWLVFVEYGLIMALWTAAGAAVAASKFHSPSRSWGFLAALALVALAESAVGTPLPGGVGFTVSPPLLAAVALCVAVIAAGGAVTWRVLRATPVPRSRS
- a CDS encoding P1 family peptidase, yielding MALGVDGVQVGCWTDEEHHTGCTVVLAAPGSLGAVAVRGGAPGTREAAALGATGSVRECHAIVLSGGSAFGLATADGVVDWCEANGIGYDKAVARIPIVGGAIVFDLRLRGTPRPGRDAGWAACEAASDADPPMGSVGVGAGCTVGKAAGIGYGSKGGQGWAVVRDGGVTVGALVAVNPLGDVLDEQNRVLGGSRAPSDASRFPQHAAALSAAPEAGNAPDPLDNTIVGCLVTDARLSKPDAVRAADLAHTGIARSVSPAHTSFDGDALFLLAAQRVDAGVDLVADLAAQAVAAAVRAGVRHATAIPGFPVDPRARTTPGT
- a CDS encoding enoyl-CoA hydratase; this translates as MPTTRLEELTDGVALLTLTDPERRNALGRQMSAELTAHCRDLYTDASVRALVVAGEGPAFCAGADLPVLFGDPDRPVTEVHDDLRDYYGLFLAVRALPCPTIAAVGGPAVGAGLNLAMACDLRVAGPAAAFGATFAGIGLHPGGGATWFLVQALGPGRALRTLLLGETIDADRAVTWGLADGPEPDPVEAAVALATRFAAVDPALARQIKRGVGIAVETGDLRAVMEYETWAQAASASSPQLQAWVDRFRTQP
- the tsaE gene encoding tRNA (adenosine(37)-N6)-threonylcarbamoyltransferase complex ATPase subunit type 1 TsaE — translated: MPPAARDLHLATATPDDTRALGAAIAAALRPGDVLSLTGELGAGKTCFVQGAAQGLGVTERVTSPSFVLRREYRGRHPVVHLDVYRLETLREVEDLGYEDVLAASHVTFIEWGDAMSPLLPADYLEVELSLEDLPPGSAASGAQGDVPLQEPRRIVVRPHGADWARRLTDLAADLSPWTRHEEES
- the tsaB gene encoding tRNA (adenosine(37)-N6)-threonylcarbamoyltransferase complex dimerization subunit type 1 TsaB; this translates as MLVLGIETSTSQSSVCLATEQQVVAAATLGRPQSHAEFLTPAIAFCLRQANLDVSAISGIAVSLGPGLYTGMRVGIATAQSLAHARGLPVVGLVSLDLLAFSMRHGPPMVCSVLDARRGELFWGFYRHAPGGMQRVSELRVGPPMRLAAEVEAIREDVLAVGDGAIATAALLESAGAAVAGSPATASPSARCLVELALPRFLREETQRPEDLKAVYLRQADARINWEQRGALFGGRPSGATAAAGEVGP
- the rimI gene encoding ribosomal protein S18-alanine N-acetyltransferase, with amino-acid sequence MIAQLHRHALAGVTVVPMRRRHLRAVLAIEQQVYPRPWSPNLFAAELAQGPSRRYLVALAPRRGSALGPRVGREVVGYTGLILQPGDHGRPGEGDAHVTTVAVHPHHHRRKVASRLLHALLAEARRVGARAATLEVRVANRGAQRLYTAFGFAGVGVRPGYYAETGEDALIMWISELQSDEMGACLAAQAARLGDPGGASGAPDLHVPWVKGRRGLEVP
- the tsaD gene encoding tRNA (adenosine(37)-N6)-threonylcarbamoyltransferase complex transferase subunit TsaD — protein: MLVLGIETSCDETAAALVEDGVRVRSNVIGSQVEQHRPYGGVVPEIAARAHLELLLPVLDRTLVEGGATYADVEGVAVTVGPGLVGALLVGVAAAKSLALARDLPFIGVHHLEGHVYAGQLEYGLLEPPIVALVVSGGHTSLVLLGAAGGFTTLGATVDDAAGEAYDKIARFLGLDYPGGPEIDRLAREGDPGAITFPRAMLGQQGYDFSLSGLKTAVVRELRRRQGAGEEIHIPDVAASFQEAIVDVQVRKTVAAAREHDVGQVTMVGGVAANSRLRARMAEACDQAGLRLQTPSPGLCTDNGAMIAAAGWNRLSAGERSPLDVAVDPGLAWAEAPA
- a CDS encoding GNAT family N-acetyltransferase; amino-acid sequence: MSAPTASAGARRLDQPGIERLTGLLESGFDGRSDPMAHQHLLDALDRHEHVRFLVWPPADPVGVLYIGASGAVMAAGDPEAATAFAGPAEHADWRVLLGDAVPCQALLDASSKGFFRRRHSAREQRFMATTAPLGSPHLPGLRRAEPAELERLTDFACRLHVEDRMGPQISRAGRAAVRARMHDSITAGATWVLERDGLSVAKIDLSLSSPRRGAQLAGVYVEEPWRGLGLGSAAIAAVTAELLTQGLPCVTLHVRADNGAAIAAYRRAGFADRGPWLLALR
- a CDS encoding transcriptional regulator, whose translation is MTEYQHRLGDRLRAIRQQQGLTLQQVEEVSGGRWKAVVVGSYERGDRAVSVPKLAELSEFYNVPVSELLPKEDPLTPAQAAPPTTVMLDLRRLAGPDLDPDLLPVFRFAHTIQLQRGDFNGSVLTIRAEDLRALSVVYGTGPDELIRRLEGEGLLTPAR
- the groES gene encoding co-chaperone GroES encodes the protein MATATKVSLKPLEDRVVVQTDEAEEVTASGLVIPDSAQQKPQQGTVVAVGPGRISDQGERIALDVSAGDTVVYSKYGGTEISHKGEDYLILSARDILAIVEK